The segment CGACGGCGACGGCGGCGACCACGACAGCCTCGGCATGTTCCAGATGCGGCCGCAGTCCGGCTGGGGCACCGTCGCCCAGCTCATGGACCCCGTCTACAATGCCAAGGCGTTCTTCGGCGGCCCGGCCGGACCCAACTACCCGAGCCCCAGAGGGCTGCTCGACATCTCCGGCTGGCAGGGCATGGATCCCGGCCAGGCCGCGCAGTCCGTCGAGGTGTCCGCCTACCCGGACAGGTATCAGAACTACCAGCCTGTCGCCGAGGCCATCGTCACCGCCCTGACCCGCGCGAACAGCGGCGGCTCCGGCAGCACGGGCGCCTCGGCGCCGTCCGATTTGCCGCAGGCGACTCAGATCGACTTCCCGCTCCCGGAAGGAACGTGGGTCAAGTCCAGCCCGTTCGGGGCGCGCGTCGACCCGATCACCGGCGAGCAGGGCTTCCACACCGGCACCGACTACGCCGCCCCGCTCGGCACCCCGATCCTCGCGATGGCTGCCGGCCGTGTGACGGTCGCCGGCCCCGCGTCGGGCTACGGGAACCTCATCGTGATCGAGCACAACATCGGCGGCCAGCTCATCGCCTCCGCCTACGGCCACGAGGAACGCCTCTACGTCCAGGTCGGAGACCTCGTGACCGCCGGGCAGCACATCGCTGACGTCGGCACCGAGGGCCACTCCACCGGGCCGCACCTGCACTTCGAGATACGCCCCGGCGGCACCAACGCCACCGCCGTCGACTCCGACGCCTGGCTCAAAGCCCACGACGCGCAGGGCATCAGCGGCACCGACACGACTCCGGCGCTCTGCACGGCCGGCACCGCAGGAGGGAACTCATGATGGCCCGCTCGCTCATCGTTCCGATGGCGTCGGTGTTCCCGGACTTCGGCGCCGT is part of the Cumulibacter manganitolerans genome and harbors:
- a CDS encoding M23 family metallopeptidase; amino-acid sequence: MKKLAGGLAALLFAGPAALLVLVGVLANPSAVAACTTSSLSVGTVPDSLTATTKDGVSVTLDKTQLTHAATILTVAGQVQGVGRPGAVIAIMAALTESSLRMLANTGAYPDSATYPNDGDGGDHDSLGMFQMRPQSGWGTVAQLMDPVYNAKAFFGGPAGPNYPSPRGLLDISGWQGMDPGQAAQSVEVSAYPDRYQNYQPVAEAIVTALTRANSGGSGSTGASAPSDLPQATQIDFPLPEGTWVKSSPFGARVDPITGEQGFHTGTDYAAPLGTPILAMAAGRVTVAGPASGYGNLIVIEHNIGGQLIASAYGHEERLYVQVGDLVTAGQHIADVGTEGHSTGPHLHFEIRPGGTNATAVDSDAWLKAHDAQGISGTDTTPALCTAGTAGGNS